The Geminocystis sp. NIES-3708 genomic sequence CTTCCTTGGCGTTACTAGCAACATCTACTTCCCAATTTTCGTTATAATTTAAGTATGCTTGTACTGATTCTCTGATTCCTGGCTCATCATCCACTAATAATATTTTTTCTATTTCTGACATAAGGATTATTAATAGTAAGTTTATATAAAATTATCTAATTTTCAGTATATTGCTTTATGACATCACATTGGCACTTATCCCAGAATCATTTAAACATCTTAGAAACTTGTCCACCCATATTTCAAAAAATTTATTTACAACAATTAAAAAGTCCTTTTAATGTTATTCAAGAAGAAAAAACCCAATGGGGAAAGCAATTTCATCTGTTAATGCAGCAACATAATTTAGGTTTATCTATCGAGGAAATTCACACAGATAATGAAGAGTTAAAAATTTCGGTTAAGGCTTTAATTAATGCCACGGCAAATATTTGGAATTCTGAGGATATTTTTGAAAAAAGAGCTGAATTTCAGGTTAATCACACCATCAAAAACTTTTTATTTACTTCGGTATATGATTTATTGATTTTGTATAAGAATAAAGCGGTAATTTTTGATTGGAAAACTTACTTAAAACCGCAAAACGAACAAACATTAATTAATAATTGGCAAACAAAATTATATTTATATATCTTAGCAGAAAAACTTAACTATAAACCTCATCAAATTTCTTTTACTTACTGGTTTGTAAAGATACCTAATGAGCCTCAAAAATACACAATTAAATATAATAAAACTAAACATGAGCAAACAAAAAAAGAATTACATATTTTATTAGAAAAATTAGATTATCTAACCAGAGAATATGTAGAAAATAAAGTTAATTTTCCTCACCATCAAAACTGTAATAATTGTCCTTATCGTCATAATTTTCCTAATTTATTAACAGAATTAGAATTAGCTCAAAATTTACCAACTTCTCTTGATGAAATATAGTCAAGGGCAAAGTGCAAAATAAAATATAAAGTATAAAAAAGGTGAGCATTTACCCACCCGTAATTCATAATTTATGATTCTTAATTCCTAATTCCTCATTATTTTTAGCGTTTAGCTAATTTTTTACTAGGCAATTTTCGTAAGCGGATAGATTCAGGAGTAATTTCTACTAATTCATCAGAGCCAATGTATTCTAATGCTCTTTCCAAACTCATTTCAATAGGTGCTTGTAGTTGTACTAACTCATCACCAGTTGCAGAACGATGGTTTGTTAGCTGTTTGGTTTTACAAACATTAATTTCTACATCCTGTGCACGATTACTTTCACCGATAATCATACCCTTATAAACTTTTGTACCCGGATGAATAAAGAAAACACCTCTGTCTTCAGCATTTTTCATGGCGTAGAAAGTAGAAACTCCTTCTTCAAAAGAAGTTAGTACACCATTATAACGAGTTTCCAAATCACCAACTAAGGGGCGATATTCATGAAAACTATGATTCATAATACCTTCACCTTTGGTTATACGAATAAAGTCACCACGAAAACCAATTAAACCTCGTGCAGGTACAATAAATTCTAATTGAGTACGTCCATTACCGCTAGATTGCATATCCTGCATTTCTGCTTTACGTTGCCCTAAACGCTCAATACAAGCACCTTGGGCTTCTTCTGGTACGTCTAAAACGAGGTATTCAAAAGGTTCGTAAGGTTGTCCGTTGACTTCACGATAGATTACTTGAGGTTGAGATACTTGAAACTCGAATCCTTCCCGACGCATATTCTCAATGAGAATCCCTAAATGTAATTCACCACGTCCAGAAACTACAAATTGTTCTGCTGACTCACCATCTTCAACTCTCAAGGCTACATTAGTTTGAAGCTCTTTATCAAGACGATCACGAATTTGACGAGATGTTACAAATTTACCTTCTTGACCTGCAAAAGGAGAATTATTTACAGAAAATGTCATACGTAAGGTCGGTTCATCGACTTTAATCAATGGTAACGCTTGAGGTTCAGTAGGACAAGTTATGGTCTCACCGATATTCGCATCGGCAAAACCTGCTACGGCTACGATAAAACCAGCACTAGCTTCTTGTAATTCTACTCGTTGTAAGCCTTCAAAACCTAGCAATTTACTGATACGAGCTTTAACAATACTACCATCTTCTTTAATTAAAGCAGCTTGTTGTCCTGCCTGAATTGTTCCATTATGAATTTTGCCGATTACAATACGTCCTAAATATTCGGAATAGTCAAGGGTAGTAACTTGTAATTGTAAAGGTTTAGTAGGATCACCTGCTGGGGGTGGAACATGACCTAAAATAGCTTCAAATAAGGGTTGCATATCGACACCCTCATCTTCAATGTTATTTTTGGCATAGCCACTAATACCCGATGCGTAAAGGGTAGTAAAATCACACTGATCATCATCTGCACCTAGTTCTACAAATAAGTCAAATACTTTATCTACTGCCTTATCTGGCTCGGAACGGGGACGATCTATTTTATTAACTACAACAATGGGACGTAAACCTTTTTCGAGAGCTTTTTTTAGTACAAAACGGGTTTGAGGCATCGGTCCTTCGTTGGCATCTACGATTAAAATACAACCGTCAACCATTCCTAAAACTCGTTCAACTTCACCGCCAAAGTCAGCGTGTCCGGGGGTATCAACTATATTAATTAATGTTTCTTTATAACGTACTGCTGTATTTTTTGAAAGAATGGTAATTCCTCTTTCTCTTTCAATATCATTGGAGTCCATTACACAGGTAGGCACTTCTTCACCTTCTCGGAAGATACCAGACTGTTTTAATAGTGCATCAACGAGGGTTGTTTTGCCGTGATCAACGTGGGCAATAATCGCAAGATTGCGAATGGGGAGAGACATAAATCTGTTAATTTAATGTAATGATTATTTATAGTTCCCTTAATTCTAACTGATTATTGTTATTTTTTATTAATTTTTGTTTTTATTTCTTGATTTTTGAGCTAAATTCATGTAATTCTTCTTAGTGCTTAGTAAAAAATTAACATTAATCTTATTCATAGCTAATTTGCGGGGATTGATACTCTAAAGGTTCGACATGAATTAAGATTCTGACAGGGGCAAATTTAGCTTCTAATTTAGCTTCTACTTCTTCAGTTATATCATGGGCAGTTTTTACATTTTCACTATCCACAATTAAGTGCATTTCTATAAATACTTGTCTGCCTAATAATCCTCTCGATGCTATATTATGACAGTTAACTACTCCGGGTACTTCTATCACTATTTGATGAATTAATTCGGGAGCGATAGCCATTTCATCTACTAACCATGGTAAGTTACTTTTCAAAACTTGCCAACCACTTTTTAATACTAGAAAAGCCACAGGAAATGCTAGTAAATAATCAAGAGATTTTAACATCGGTAAATTCCAATTTTCTGCTTGCCAAGCAGCTATTAAACCTAATAATACAGATATTGTTACCCAAATATCACTCATGGTATGAGTTGCATCAGCAATTAAAATATTACTGCCTATTTTTTCTCCCACACTACGCTCATAAAAAGCTACGAAAATATTGATACCTAAAATAAGAATTAAAACCCATAATTCACTTCCTGCAATATTAACAGGATCACCACCAAAAAAAATTCTATTTAATGCCGAAGTTACAATCTCAAAACAGGCAATACCTAAAAATGCAGCGATACCCAAAGCACCAATAGCTTCAAATTTATGATGCCCATATGGATGATCTCGATCAGGAATTGGGGAAGAAAGTTGATTCGTCACTAAACCTAAAACATTATTAGCACTATCGGTTACACTATGTAAAGCATCTGCTTGTAAACTTAATGAACCAGTCATGACACCAACCACTGCTTTTAATGCTAAAACCACAAGATTTAAAATTAAAGTAATTATTAATACTTGACGAACTTTTTGACGCTTATCTTGAGCCATAATGGATAATAATTAATTAACAATTGATAATTAATAATGAGAATTAGTAACTAAAATTTTATTATAAATCTTTTTAATTTTAAACACTATTAATTTTTGTAAATTTAGAAAAAATAATATTTACATTTAACTTGAATATTTTATTTTAAAAGAATCACTAATTATTGAGAATAAATACTATGATTAATCATAATTATTATAATTTAGATAAAATTACTGAACCTATCGCTCAAGCTAAACCTCAAATAAAAGCCATCGTAGAAGAAGTGTTACAATTAGAAAAAGATCGATTATCTCAAAAAAATATCCGCTATATTAATGATGATGTGTTGAAAATAATTAAGCAATATATTCAATGAAAATTATTAGTTTACAATTATTGAATTTTCGCCAATTTTACGGTAAAACTCCAGTTATTTACTTTGCTCATGGTGAAAAAAATACCACGATTATTCATGGTAATAATGGAGCAGGAAAAACCA encodes the following:
- a CDS encoding PD-(D/E)XK nuclease family protein, with translation MTSHWHLSQNHLNILETCPPIFQKIYLQQLKSPFNVIQEEKTQWGKQFHLLMQQHNLGLSIEEIHTDNEELKISVKALINATANIWNSEDIFEKRAEFQVNHTIKNFLFTSVYDLLILYKNKAVIFDWKTYLKPQNEQTLINNWQTKLYLYILAEKLNYKPHQISFTYWFVKIPNEPQKYTIKYNKTKHEQTKKELHILLEKLDYLTREYVENKVNFPHHQNCNNCPYRHNFPNLLTELELAQNLPTSLDEI
- a CDS encoding cation diffusion facilitator family transporter, which codes for MAQDKRQKVRQVLIITLILNLVVLALKAVVGVMTGSLSLQADALHSVTDSANNVLGLVTNQLSSPIPDRDHPYGHHKFEAIGALGIAAFLGIACFEIVTSALNRIFFGGDPVNIAGSELWVLILILGINIFVAFYERSVGEKIGSNILIADATHTMSDIWVTISVLLGLIAAWQAENWNLPMLKSLDYLLAFPVAFLVLKSGWQVLKSNLPWLVDEMAIAPELIHQIVIEVPGVVNCHNIASRGLLGRQVFIEMHLIVDSENVKTAHDITEEVEAKLEAKFAPVRILIHVEPLEYQSPQISYE
- the typA gene encoding translational GTPase TypA, whose amino-acid sequence is MSLPIRNLAIIAHVDHGKTTLVDALLKQSGIFREGEEVPTCVMDSNDIERERGITILSKNTAVRYKETLINIVDTPGHADFGGEVERVLGMVDGCILIVDANEGPMPQTRFVLKKALEKGLRPIVVVNKIDRPRSEPDKAVDKVFDLFVELGADDDQCDFTTLYASGISGYAKNNIEDEGVDMQPLFEAILGHVPPPAGDPTKPLQLQVTTLDYSEYLGRIVIGKIHNGTIQAGQQAALIKEDGSIVKARISKLLGFEGLQRVELQEASAGFIVAVAGFADANIGETITCPTEPQALPLIKVDEPTLRMTFSVNNSPFAGQEGKFVTSRQIRDRLDKELQTNVALRVEDGESAEQFVVSGRGELHLGILIENMRREGFEFQVSQPQVIYREVNGQPYEPFEYLVLDVPEEAQGACIERLGQRKAEMQDMQSSGNGRTQLEFIVPARGLIGFRGDFIRITKGEGIMNHSFHEYRPLVGDLETRYNGVLTSFEEGVSTFYAMKNAEDRGVFFIHPGTKVYKGMIIGESNRAQDVEINVCKTKQLTNHRSATGDELVQLQAPIEMSLERALEYIGSDELVEITPESIRLRKLPSKKLAKR